A single genomic interval of Devosia oryziradicis harbors:
- a CDS encoding ABC transporter permease family protein, whose translation MLTLPHRPIRIMAASILALAITTLIALVLWAILAAASGSDSGSRIDIPHLLRMTSIQAGLTTILSISVGAALAWALNRLRFPGRDLLVGLFASAIVTPGMVVAFGLLSIWGRNGWINQASQSLFGFSLGNPAFGLSGILFAHVVLDGAFAARIMLARLDAIPTSRLKTGQSLGLSPWQRFAILDWPALRSTVPGLAAIIFLLAFTSFPIVLLLGGGPANQTLEVAIYAAVRQDFDLVGAVLLAATQIAVCSLVILAASALAPIPTSFGPSTPPRWRDRGAARLLQGLVLLICTVGFLLPLLSVLIDGIGAGMVRVAAQPAFWWATGSSLVIGSTSALLTLLLALLLALGRGATGSGVLRTLLGMPAFAYLAVPAVVLSLGFFLLVRHLGLAPATAAPFVVILGNSLLALPFAMATLGPPLEAIARTRGKLIRSLGLSGWRQFVLVEYPLLGRDIGVMLALAFCFSLGDLGVIALFGTQDFQTLPLLMFRALGSYRNNDAAAIAAILLIGTIAAFVGLPKLFERIANAAR comes from the coding sequence ATGCTGACCCTGCCCCATCGCCCCATCCGCATCATGGCCGCCAGCATCCTTGCGCTGGCCATCACCACGCTCATCGCGCTTGTGCTCTGGGCCATCCTGGCGGCTGCCAGTGGCAGCGACAGCGGCTCGCGCATCGATATTCCGCACCTGTTGCGCATGACCTCGATCCAGGCCGGGCTCACCACCATCCTCTCCATCTCCGTCGGTGCAGCCCTTGCCTGGGCGCTCAATCGCCTGCGCTTCCCCGGCCGCGATCTCCTGGTTGGCCTCTTCGCCTCGGCCATCGTCACGCCGGGCATGGTGGTCGCCTTCGGCCTGCTGTCGATCTGGGGCCGCAATGGCTGGATCAACCAGGCCAGCCAATCCCTGTTCGGCTTCTCCCTCGGCAATCCGGCCTTCGGTCTTTCCGGCATCCTGTTTGCCCATGTGGTGCTCGACGGCGCCTTCGCCGCGCGCATCATGCTGGCCCGGCTCGATGCCATTCCCACCAGCCGGCTCAAGACCGGTCAGTCGCTGGGGCTTTCGCCATGGCAGCGCTTCGCCATCCTCGACTGGCCCGCGCTGCGCAGCACCGTGCCCGGCCTTGCCGCCATCATCTTCCTTCTCGCCTTCACCAGCTTCCCCATCGTGCTGCTGCTGGGCGGTGGCCCCGCCAACCAGACGCTCGAGGTCGCTATCTATGCCGCCGTGCGGCAGGATTTCGACCTCGTGGGAGCCGTGCTGCTTGCGGCAACGCAGATTGCCGTCTGTTCGCTGGTCATCCTGGCGGCGTCGGCATTGGCACCAATCCCCACCAGCTTTGGCCCCTCGACGCCGCCACGCTGGCGTGACCGGGGCGCGGCACGGCTGCTGCAGGGGCTGGTGCTGCTCATTTGCACGGTCGGCTTCCTCTTGCCCTTGCTCTCCGTGCTCATCGACGGCATCGGCGCCGGCATGGTGCGGGTGGCTGCCCAGCCCGCTTTCTGGTGGGCCACGGGCAGCAGCCTCGTCATCGGTTCGACCTCGGCCTTGCTGACCTTGCTGCTTGCCTTGCTGCTGGCGCTTGGTCGGGGCGCCACGGGTAGCGGCGTGCTGCGTACTCTCCTGGGCATGCCCGCTTTCGCCTACCTGGCCGTCCCCGCCGTCGTGCTGTCATTGGGCTTCTTCCTGCTGGTGCGCCATCTCGGTCTGGCGCCAGCAACAGCCGCACCCTTCGTCGTCATTCTCGGCAACAGCCTCCTGGCCCTGCCCTTCGCCATGGCCACCCTGGGCCCACCCCTCGAGGCAATTGCCCGCACCCGCGGCAAGCTTATCCGCTCGCTCGGCCTCTCCGGCTGGCGGCAATTCGTTCTGGTCGAATATCCCCTGCTTGGCCGCGACATCGGCGTCATGCTCGCTCTGGCATTCTGCTTCTCGCTGGGCGACCTGGGCGTCATCGCCCTGTTCGGGACCCAGGATTTCCAGACGTTGCCGCTGCTGATGTTCCGGGCCCTCGGCTCCTATCGCAACAATGACGCGGCCGCGATCGCCGCTATCCTCCTGATCGGCACCATCGCGGCCTTTGTCGGCCTGCCCAAACTGTTCGAGAGGATCGCCAATGCTGCGCGTTGA
- a CDS encoding thiamine diphosphokinase — MAIVGGGAVDPALLVELAGRGVALVGADGGADAIGEAGLVPAAIIGDLDSVGDRAAWERRTRVIHIPEQITTDFQKAIYSTQAPVTLALGMTGKRLDHTLAALSAVLQYAPTRKLLLVDEVDVALAVVGPIRFEAAMRERVSIHPLLPIRFLQSTGLYYPMDGLLLEPGGLIGTSNEGTGGLVEIVPADETPWLLILGKERLWDLMGS, encoded by the coding sequence ATGGCCATAGTCGGTGGGGGCGCAGTCGATCCGGCGCTGTTGGTGGAACTGGCAGGGCGCGGGGTGGCGCTGGTCGGGGCCGATGGCGGCGCCGATGCGATCGGCGAGGCAGGCCTGGTGCCCGCGGCCATCATCGGTGACCTCGATTCAGTGGGCGATCGGGCAGCATGGGAGCGCCGCACCCGCGTCATCCACATTCCCGAGCAGATCACCACCGATTTCCAGAAGGCGATCTATTCGACGCAGGCGCCGGTGACGCTGGCGCTGGGAATGACCGGCAAGCGGCTCGACCATACCCTGGCTGCCCTCAGTGCCGTGCTGCAGTACGCCCCCACCCGCAAGCTGCTGCTGGTGGATGAGGTGGACGTGGCCCTGGCCGTGGTGGGGCCGATCCGCTTCGAGGCGGCGATGCGCGAACGGGTGTCGATCCACCCGCTGCTGCCCATCCGCTTCCTGCAGTCCACCGGGCTCTATTATCCCATGGATGGATTGTTGCTGGAGCCGGGCGGACTGATCGGGACCTCCAACGAGGGAACGGGCGGGCTGGTCGAGATCGTGCCAGCGGACGAAACACCGTGGCTGCTGATCCTGGGCAAGGAGCGATTGTGGGATTTGATGGGGTCATAG
- the rpoH gene encoding RNA polymerase sigma factor RpoH: MAQTNLPVLSSEGGLSRYLQEIRKFPMLEPDEEYMLAKRYKEHQDPGAAQKLITSHLRLVAKIAMGYRGYGLPISEVISEGNVGLMHAVKRFEPEKGFRLATYAMWWIRAAIQEYVLRSWSLVKIGTTAAQKRLFFNLRKVKGQIAALDDGSLHPDQIKQIATTLNVTEDDVVSMNARLSGDASLNSPMRADEGSSEWQDWLVDDTPSAETSLGESQEFSERMGLLTSAMDVLNERERAIFQARRLQDNPATLEELAQQYDVSRERIRQIEVRAFEKVQDAVKEAAAAH; this comes from the coding sequence ATGGCCCAGACCAATTTGCCGGTCCTCTCCTCCGAAGGGGGCTTGAGCCGTTATCTTCAGGAAATCCGCAAGTTCCCCATGCTGGAACCGGATGAAGAATACATGCTCGCCAAGCGCTACAAGGAACATCAGGATCCCGGCGCGGCACAGAAACTCATCACCAGCCATCTCCGCCTCGTGGCCAAGATCGCCATGGGCTATCGCGGTTATGGCCTGCCCATCTCCGAAGTGATCTCGGAAGGCAATGTCGGCCTCATGCATGCGGTCAAGCGCTTCGAGCCCGAAAAGGGCTTCCGCTTGGCCACCTATGCCATGTGGTGGATCCGCGCCGCCATCCAGGAATATGTGCTGCGCAGCTGGAGCCTGGTCAAGATCGGTACCACCGCTGCCCAGAAGCGCCTGTTCTTCAACCTGCGCAAGGTGAAGGGCCAGATCGCCGCCCTGGACGATGGTTCGCTACACCCTGACCAGATCAAGCAGATTGCCACCACGCTCAACGTGACCGAAGACGATGTGGTGTCGATGAATGCCCGCCTCTCGGGTGATGCGTCGCTCAACTCGCCGATGCGCGCCGATGAAGGTTCGTCCGAATGGCAGGACTGGCTGGTCGACGACACCCCCAGCGCCGAGACGAGCCTGGGCGAGTCGCAGGAATTTTCCGAGCGCATGGGTCTTCTGACCAGTGCCATGGATGTGCTGAACGAGCGCGAGCGCGCCATCTTCCAGGCTCGCCGCCTGCAGGACAATCCGGCAACGCTCGAGGAACTGGCCCAGCAGTACGATGTTAGCCGCGAGCGCATCCGGCAGATCGAGGTCCGCGCCTTCGAAAAGGTGCAGGACGCGGTCAAGGAAGCCGCTGCCGCCCACTGA
- a CDS encoding ATP-binding cassette domain-containing protein translates to MLRVENLAYAHPGQAEPYLFSFTAEAGQVTAVSGPSGSGKSTLLDLLAGFLTPSAGRIELDQQNLVPLPPEARPVSLLLQSESLFDHLTAARNVGLGLPAGTGRMEAAKQIDAALAEVGLEGIGHQVASTLSGGQKQRVALARTLLRARPVLLLDEPFSALDDETRMAVRELVGALTTRHAWHTILVSHHADDVEALASRRYVLNQRRLVAGQ, encoded by the coding sequence ATGCTGCGCGTTGAGAACCTGGCCTATGCCCATCCCGGCCAGGCGGAGCCGTATCTGTTCTCGTTCACCGCAGAAGCCGGCCAGGTCACCGCTGTCTCGGGGCCGAGCGGCTCGGGCAAATCGACCCTGCTGGACCTGCTCGCCGGCTTCCTTACCCCGAGCGCCGGCCGTATCGAACTTGACCAGCAGAACCTGGTGCCCCTGCCCCCCGAGGCGCGTCCCGTATCGCTGCTGCTGCAATCCGAGAGCCTGTTCGATCACCTGACTGCGGCGCGCAATGTCGGCCTGGGCCTGCCTGCTGGCACCGGCCGCATGGAGGCCGCCAAACAGATCGATGCGGCACTGGCAGAAGTGGGCCTCGAGGGCATTGGCCATCAGGTCGCCAGCACCCTCAGCGGTGGCCAGAAGCAACGCGTCGCACTGGCGCGGACCCTGCTGCGGGCTCGGCCCGTGCTGCTGCTGGACGAACCGTTTTCGGCGCTCGATGACGAAACCCGAATGGCCGTGCGGGAACTGGTCGGCGCGCTTACCACCCGGCATGCCTGGCACACGATCCTGGTCAGCCACCATGCCGATGATGTCGAGGCGCTGGCCAGCCGCCGCTATGTGTTGAACCAGAGGCGGCTGGTCGCTGGCCAGTGA
- the thiB gene encoding thiamine ABC transporter substrate binding subunit, which translates to MVKFTRLALAVLSGLFAAPVVAEEVPILKIYTYDGFAAEWGPGPALKAGFEAICGGCIVEWIAADSSIGTLRRVQLEGDTTEADIIVGLDTAIAGEARATGLFAEHGLDLAGLNLPQAWTDTQFVPFDYAHFAFVYDEDSVSAPPKSFQELIALPEDFKIAIQDPRSATPGLGLVLWIAAAYGDRAPEIWAGLKPHILTVTREWSESYSLFLEGEADMALSYSSSPAYHIIADKDDTIHAALFSEGHLAQTEVAGILKSSDHQELAKKFLAYLTSVDGQKIIPTTNWMFPVIDLGAGLDPTYATLPQPEKTLVLTDEEIAANSQRWIDEMLAAVQ; encoded by the coding sequence ATGGTCAAATTCACCCGTCTGGCGCTTGCGGTCCTTTCCGGATTGTTCGCTGCACCCGTCGTTGCCGAAGAAGTGCCGATCCTCAAGATCTATACCTATGACGGCTTTGCCGCCGAGTGGGGTCCGGGCCCCGCGCTCAAGGCGGGCTTCGAGGCGATTTGCGGTGGCTGCATCGTCGAATGGATTGCCGCCGACAGCTCCATCGGTACGCTGCGCCGCGTGCAGCTCGAAGGCGACACGACCGAAGCCGACATCATCGTGGGCCTCGATACCGCCATTGCCGGGGAAGCCCGTGCCACGGGCCTCTTTGCCGAGCATGGGCTCGACCTGGCTGGCCTCAACCTGCCGCAGGCCTGGACCGACACTCAGTTCGTGCCCTTCGACTATGCTCATTTCGCCTTCGTCTATGACGAGGACAGTGTCTCGGCACCACCCAAATCCTTCCAAGAGCTGATCGCCCTGCCCGAGGACTTCAAGATCGCCATCCAGGACCCCCGCTCTGCCACGCCGGGCCTGGGACTTGTGCTGTGGATCGCCGCCGCTTACGGCGACCGCGCGCCGGAAATCTGGGCCGGCCTCAAGCCCCATATCCTGACCGTCACCCGCGAATGGAGCGAGAGCTACAGCCTCTTCCTCGAAGGTGAAGCCGACATGGCGCTGAGCTATTCAAGCTCCCCGGCCTATCACATCATCGCCGACAAGGATGACACCATCCACGCCGCCCTGTTCTCGGAAGGGCATCTGGCCCAAACCGAAGTGGCAGGCATCCTCAAATCCTCCGACCACCAGGAACTGGCCAAGAAGTTCCTCGCCTACCTCACCTCGGTGGATGGCCAGAAAATCATCCCCACCACCAACTGGATGTTCCCGGTCATCGACCTTGGCGCCGGTCTCGACCCCACCTATGCCACGCTGCCCCAGCCTGAAAAGACGCTTGTCCTGACCGATGAGGAAATTGCCGCCAACAGCCAGCGTTGGATCGACGAGATGCTGGCGGCGGTGCAGTAG
- a CDS encoding DMT family transporter: MTKPLHHQNRGISARLLDQPYLLLLLAPLFWGGNVVAAKLVVGEIDPFLLLGARCVGATLFILPFSWRFLRADWPVIRRTWPLLMAYGAVGYALYNVLLYVGLTTTTAVNSSIETGALPMMILAANFIVFRVRATWLQILGVLIAITGVMLTATHGDLGRLLKLDINIGDGFVLLACLTYTAYTLALRFRPDIHMMSFMAVAFSGAAITGVVMLQLFGPGIGSFATIPSMSATVWAVLAYVMIFPSMFSQVAYARGVELVGANRAAPSHNLIPVFGALGSVLILGERLEPYHYLAAAIIIGGIVLAEWAARRKILA, encoded by the coding sequence ATGACAAAGCCGCTCCACCACCAAAATCGCGGCATTTCCGCCCGACTGCTCGACCAACCCTACCTGCTCCTGCTGCTGGCGCCCCTGTTCTGGGGCGGCAACGTGGTCGCCGCAAAGCTGGTGGTGGGCGAAATCGACCCCTTCCTGCTGCTGGGGGCCCGCTGCGTGGGCGCAACGCTGTTCATCCTCCCCTTTTCGTGGCGCTTTCTCAGGGCCGACTGGCCGGTAATCCGACGCACCTGGCCACTGCTCATGGCCTACGGCGCGGTCGGCTACGCGCTTTATAATGTCCTGCTCTATGTCGGCCTCACCACCACCACGGCCGTCAACTCGTCGATCGAGACGGGCGCCCTGCCCATGATGATTCTGGCGGCCAACTTCATCGTCTTCCGCGTGCGGGCTACCTGGCTGCAGATCCTGGGCGTGCTGATCGCCATCACCGGCGTGATGCTGACAGCCACGCATGGCGACCTCGGCCGGTTGCTGAAACTGGACATCAATATCGGCGACGGCTTCGTGCTGCTCGCCTGCCTCACCTACACCGCCTATACGCTGGCTTTGCGCTTCCGTCCGGACATCCACATGATGAGCTTCATGGCCGTCGCCTTCTCCGGGGCCGCCATTACCGGCGTGGTCATGCTGCAACTGTTCGGGCCCGGCATCGGCAGTTTTGCGACCATCCCCTCCATGTCGGCCACCGTATGGGCCGTGCTGGCCTATGTGATGATCTTTCCATCCATGTTCAGCCAGGTTGCCTATGCACGCGGGGTCGAACTGGTCGGCGCCAACCGTGCGGCGCCGAGCCACAATCTTATTCCCGTTTTCGGCGCGCTGGGCTCGGTCCTCATTCTGGGCGAGCGGCTGGAACCGTACCATTACCTGGCAGCGGCCATCATCATCGGCGGCATCGTGCTGGCCGAATGGGCCGCACGGCGAAAAATTCTTGCCTGA
- a CDS encoding adenylosuccinate synthase: MANVVVVGSQWGDEGKGKIVDWLSERADVVVRYHGGHNAGHTLVIDGVSYKLALLPSGLVQGKLSVIGNGVVVDPHHFVQEMEKLRGQGVKITPEILRIADNAPLILSLHRELDAIREDSNSGLKIGTTKRGIGPAYEDKVGRRAIRLIDLSEPDTLMVKIERLLGHHNALRRGMGLVEIDAQKIYDELTSVAAQILPFMDQVWQVLDDKRRAGARILFEGAQGALLDNDHGTYPFVTSSNTVAGQAAAGSGLGPTAIGYVLGITKAYTTRVGEGPFPCELDDDIGRHLANVGKEVGVNTGRPRRCGWFDAVLVRQTVKTSGISGIALTKLDVLDGLKEIKVCVGYELDGSRIDYLPASMGAQARVKPIYETLEGWSETTAGARSWADLPAQAIKYVRYIEEQIGTPVAMLSTSPERLDTILVVDPFQD; the protein is encoded by the coding sequence ATGGCTAATGTGGTTGTCGTCGGCTCGCAGTGGGGCGACGAGGGCAAGGGCAAGATCGTCGATTGGCTCTCGGAGCGCGCCGATGTGGTGGTGCGCTATCACGGCGGCCACAATGCCGGACACACACTGGTCATCGATGGCGTGAGCTACAAGCTGGCGCTGCTGCCTTCGGGTCTGGTGCAGGGCAAGCTCTCGGTCATCGGCAATGGCGTGGTCGTGGACCCGCACCACTTCGTGCAGGAAATGGAAAAGCTGCGCGGGCAGGGCGTCAAGATCACGCCGGAAATCCTGCGCATCGCCGACAATGCGCCGCTGATCCTGTCGCTGCACCGCGAGCTCGATGCCATCCGCGAGGATTCCAATTCCGGCCTCAAGATCGGTACGACCAAGCGCGGCATCGGCCCGGCCTATGAAGACAAGGTCGGCCGCCGCGCCATCCGCCTGATCGACCTCAGCGAGCCCGATACGCTCATGGTCAAGATCGAGCGCCTGCTCGGCCACCACAATGCGCTGCGCCGCGGCATGGGCCTGGTCGAGATCGACGCACAGAAAATCTACGACGAGCTGACCTCGGTCGCCGCGCAGATCCTGCCCTTCATGGACCAGGTGTGGCAGGTGCTCGACGACAAGCGCAGGGCCGGCGCGCGCATCCTGTTCGAGGGTGCCCAGGGCGCGCTGCTGGACAATGACCACGGTACCTATCCGTTCGTGACGTCTTCCAACACCGTGGCCGGCCAGGCCGCTGCCGGGTCGGGCCTGGGGCCTACGGCGATCGGCTATGTGCTCGGCATCACCAAGGCCTATACGACTCGCGTCGGCGAAGGGCCGTTCCCCTGCGAGCTCGATGACGATATCGGCCGCCACCTGGCCAATGTGGGCAAGGAAGTCGGCGTCAATACCGGCCGCCCGCGCCGCTGCGGCTGGTTCGACGCGGTGCTGGTCCGCCAGACGGTCAAGACCTCTGGCATATCGGGGATTGCGCTGACCAAACTGGACGTGCTCGATGGTCTCAAGGAGATCAAGGTCTGCGTCGGCTACGAGCTCGATGGATCACGGATAGATTATTTGCCTGCCTCAATGGGAGCACAAGCGCGCGTTAAGCCCATCTACGAGACCCTCGAAGGCTGGTCGGAAACCACTGCCGGGGCGCGGAGCTGGGCCGATCTTCCCGCGCAGGCGATCAAGTATGTCCGCTATATCGAGGAGCAGATCGGCACACCGGTCGCCATGCTGTCGACGAGTCCGGAACGGCTCGATACCATCCTTGTCGTTGACCCATTCCAAGACTGA
- the serA gene encoding phosphoglycerate dehydrogenase, giving the protein MPKVLVSDKLSPTAVQIFKDNGVEVDYLPDLGKDKEKLLEVIGQYDGLAIRSASKITEKIIAAADNLKVIGRAGIGVDNVDIPAATKKGIIVMNTPFGNSITTAEHAIAMMMALARQLPEADASTRASKWEKNRFMGVEVTNKTLGLIGAGNIGSIVADRAIGLRMKVIAFDPFLTPERAQTLGVEKVELDELLARADFITLHTPLIDATRNILNAEALAKTKKGVRIINCARGGLIDEAALYDALKSGHVAGAALDVFLEEPAQNNPLFELPNVICTPHLGAATTEAQENVALQVAEQISAYLMSGEITNALNFPSISAEEAPILTPWVKLAETLGSFAGQLTETAIKGIKIEFEGNVAQLNIKPMIAAAINGVLKPSLGDINMVSAPQIAKDRGITVETTTRDRQGAYEGYIRLTVTTERQVRGVAGTIFANGKPRVIQVKDINMEAELTPSMLYVTNEDKPGHIGRLGTLLGKLGINIANFNLGRVDVGSDAIALVSIDGTLTEPQLAEIAALEGVKQAKALRF; this is encoded by the coding sequence CGTCCAGATATTCAAGGACAATGGCGTGGAGGTCGACTACCTGCCCGATCTGGGCAAGGACAAGGAAAAGCTGCTCGAGGTGATCGGCCAGTATGATGGCCTGGCCATCCGCTCGGCCAGCAAGATTACCGAGAAGATCATTGCCGCCGCCGACAATCTCAAGGTCATCGGCCGCGCCGGTATCGGTGTCGACAATGTCGACATTCCGGCTGCGACCAAGAAGGGCATCATCGTGATGAACACGCCCTTCGGCAACTCGATCACCACGGCGGAACACGCCATTGCCATGATGATGGCCCTGGCCCGCCAGCTGCCGGAAGCCGACGCCTCGACCCGCGCTTCGAAGTGGGAAAAGAACCGCTTCATGGGCGTCGAAGTGACCAACAAGACGCTGGGCCTGATCGGTGCCGGCAATATCGGCTCGATCGTCGCAGACCGTGCGATTGGCCTGCGCATGAAGGTCATTGCCTTCGACCCGTTCCTGACGCCCGAGCGCGCCCAGACGCTGGGCGTCGAAAAGGTCGAGCTGGACGAACTCCTCGCTCGCGCCGACTTCATCACCCTGCACACGCCGCTGATCGACGCGACGCGCAACATCCTCAATGCCGAGGCCCTGGCCAAGACCAAGAAGGGTGTTCGCATCATCAACTGCGCCCGTGGCGGGCTGATCGATGAGGCCGCGCTCTATGACGCGCTCAAGTCCGGCCACGTCGCCGGCGCTGCGCTCGACGTGTTCCTTGAGGAGCCCGCCCAGAACAATCCGCTGTTCGAGCTGCCCAATGTCATCTGCACGCCGCATCTGGGCGCTGCAACCACCGAAGCGCAGGAGAACGTGGCGCTGCAGGTGGCCGAGCAGATTTCGGCATACCTGATGAGCGGCGAGATCACCAATGCGCTCAACTTCCCGTCCATCTCGGCCGAGGAAGCCCCGATCCTGACCCCCTGGGTCAAGCTCGCCGAGACGCTGGGTTCGTTTGCCGGCCAGCTTACCGAGACGGCGATCAAGGGCATCAAGATCGAGTTCGAGGGCAATGTGGCCCAGCTCAATATCAAGCCGATGATCGCGGCGGCGATCAATGGCGTGCTCAAGCCGTCGCTGGGCGACATCAACATGGTCTCGGCGCCCCAGATCGCCAAGGATCGCGGTATCACCGTCGAGACCACGACCCGCGATCGCCAGGGCGCGTATGAGGGCTATATCCGCCTCACGGTGACCACGGAACGGCAGGTGCGCGGCGTCGCCGGCACTATCTTCGCCAATGGCAAGCCGCGCGTCATCCAGGTCAAGGACATCAACATGGAGGCCGAACTGACGCCGTCCATGCTCTACGTGACCAATGAGGACAAGCCCGGCCATATCGGCCGCCTCGGTACGCTGCTGGGCAAGCTTGGCATCAACATCGCCAACTTCAACCTTGGCCGCGTCGATGTCGGTTCAGACGCTATCGCGCTGGTCTCGATTGACGGCACCCTGACCGAACCGCAGCTGGCCGAGATCGCCGCCCTGGAAGGCGTCAAGCAGGCCAAAGCCCTGCGGTTCTAG
- a CDS encoding FAD-binding oxidoreductase translates to MILRLHTRPEIGRLVEDLPGKVTLPGDPVFEQNRRVLFDPDGCVPAALVRGASPADISRVIGFARQHGFDLAIRGGGHSSAGHGTVDGGIVIDLRDLDDVAVDEPTSTVWVGGGATVRAVLKALEPHGLVVGFGDSGDVGVGGIVSGGGIGYLSRLHGATIDSVLAAEVVLADGRFVMAGPDSEPDLFWAIRGGGGNFGVITRIQFQARPLPAFTGGMLVLPGTAETIAAFVAAAQTAPEALSAIAMVMPAPPAPFIPEAYKDKLVLFAMMAFAGPDDAAAAALAPFRALGPVFDAVKPGPLLSLYDGPGGEPPGMPETRTFFVDRISKDAARTIVGFLTESDSAMRMVQIRVLGGAVNRVPSGDTAYAHRDAQIMMFLANFYSDPADRSKRSKWVDDLMSALRQEHEGAYVNFLGDEGPARTRSAYPGPTWDRLRRIKRQYDPENVFRRNQNIPPASA, encoded by the coding sequence ATGATTCTTCGTCTTCACACCCGCCCGGAGATCGGCCGCTTGGTTGAGGACTTGCCTGGCAAGGTCACCCTGCCCGGCGACCCTGTCTTTGAGCAGAACCGACGGGTGCTGTTCGACCCGGACGGATGTGTCCCCGCTGCCCTCGTGCGCGGCGCCTCGCCCGCCGACATCAGCCGGGTGATAGGCTTTGCCCGCCAACATGGCTTCGACCTGGCCATCCGCGGCGGCGGGCACAGCAGCGCCGGACACGGCACCGTCGATGGCGGGATCGTCATCGATCTGCGTGATCTTGATGACGTCGCGGTCGACGAACCGACCAGCACGGTCTGGGTCGGTGGCGGCGCAACGGTCCGCGCGGTGCTCAAGGCACTGGAGCCGCACGGTCTGGTGGTCGGCTTTGGCGATTCCGGCGATGTGGGCGTGGGCGGGATCGTCTCCGGCGGTGGCATCGGCTACCTGTCGCGCCTCCACGGCGCCACGATAGACTCGGTGCTCGCAGCAGAAGTCGTGCTGGCCGATGGCCGCTTCGTCATGGCCGGCCCGGACAGCGAACCCGATCTATTCTGGGCAATCCGCGGCGGCGGTGGCAATTTCGGCGTCATCACGCGCATCCAGTTCCAGGCGCGCCCGCTACCGGCCTTTACCGGCGGCATGCTGGTATTGCCGGGCACGGCCGAAACCATCGCCGCCTTCGTCGCGGCAGCGCAGACGGCGCCCGAGGCACTCTCCGCCATCGCCATGGTCATGCCGGCGCCGCCGGCGCCCTTTATCCCCGAGGCCTACAAGGACAAGCTCGTGCTGTTCGCGATGATGGCCTTTGCCGGACCGGACGACGCGGCCGCCGCCGCATTGGCCCCGTTCCGTGCCCTCGGCCCTGTCTTCGATGCGGTAAAGCCGGGACCGTTGCTCAGCCTCTATGACGGACCGGGCGGCGAACCGCCGGGCATGCCCGAAACGCGGACATTCTTTGTCGATCGCATCAGCAAGGATGCGGCACGCACCATCGTGGGCTTCCTGACCGAATCGGATTCCGCCATGCGCATGGTGCAGATTCGGGTGCTGGGCGGCGCTGTGAACCGCGTACCCTCAGGCGACACGGCCTATGCTCATCGCGACGCGCAGATCATGATGTTCCTCGCCAATTTCTACAGCGATCCGGCAGACCGGTCCAAGCGCAGCAAGTGGGTGGACGACCTGATGTCCGCGCTGCGCCAGGAGCACGAAGGCGCCTATGTCAATTTCCTCGGCGACGAGGGCCCGGCCCGCACGCGGAGCGCCTATCCCGGCCCGACCTGGGACCGGTTGCGCCGCATCAAGCGGCAATACGATCCGGAGAACGTGTTCCGGCGCAACCAGAACATCCCGCCGGCATCTGCATGA